The Anabaena sp. PCC 7108 region AAACCATTATCCCGTGGGACAAATTCCACCGGACCCGCTGTTAAACGAATAGTTCGACAGTGCGAGTTATGTTGAACAATCGTTTCTTGGTCAGCACTCACTCTGCGGCTAAACATATCAACTTTCCATCCTAGCTGGGATAGTGCTTCACCCACTTGGCGTACGTAAACATTCTGTCCTCCAGCCTCCTCTTTCCCAATTTCAATCGCCGGATCACCATGGACTGAAATCAAGGCAATGCGTTTGTTAGTGGTAGAGTTCATAAGTTGTGTGTTGCTGATTGTCACAAGGTAGTATGCAGTTCCACGCTGGCGTTTATCACGCTTACCTGAAGTATTTAGGAACTTTGTTTAATACTTATTTTAAGTTAATTATGTCAAAAAATCATGATTTTACTATACCTAAAACTTCATATTTATATCTAATCCTTTCGATAGATTTAGTTCTATTTATTTTCAGATAATTCATTAATTTGCTTATTTATTTATATTAAAAATTCCATAAAAAATCCTACTGTTGCTGCTTATTAATACAACATCAACTCAATTTTAGATATTCTAATTCGACAGTTTTAACTCTTTATTCAATCAAAGCACCAATAATAAATTGAGCGGAAATTTACAGTCATTTATATAACAAAAATACGTCAAAATGAAAAAGCTTTTTTGACACAAATCTGTTTTTATTAACTGTAATAACTTATACTATTATTATGTTGTATATTTTTTTGTTAAATAAGATACGGTTTTGTAAAAATCTCATCCACTGAATCGCTAGTACTGTCTCTTTTTTATGGAAATCTAGCTTAATTTCTGATATTTTATGTTGCGTAAGCACAATAAATTTTGTGGAGTGAGCATCTCATCTGCTCTTTTGTACCTCACTCAGATAAAATTTCCTGTATAAAGTCAAATTGAGCAGTGAAAATAGCCTACTTTGGCTTTCATCACTGCTCAACAATTTTTTATTTGCACAGAGAGCAATCCCCGATTGGTGCTAATTATTTCCCTTGGAGACTAGCAGCCAAGCTAAGTTTTGTCTGAGTAGCGACTACAGATGGATGTTGAAACCAATAGAGAAGCCAACTCACTCAGATAAAATTAGTAAATTTAGCTACATTTTCTCTGATTAACAAGGGAACAATCAAAAATTAAATATCTTCAGTTAACTTTGCTGATGTTTAATTTTTAATTTCTGTTCCCTAGATGATCAGTTAGTGGTTTGTGCAGCTAACATTTGCTTCAGCTTTTCTAAATCAGCAGCCCAACGGGGGTCTGGGCGAATAGCGTCTGAATCAGCATTATTGCTGGTTGTTTCGCGTACACCGCCACCACGCCGAGACTTCTTAGCGCTTTTTTCACGACGGTTATTTTCTTTGTTGATGGTAGGTGTGGGAATGCTAGTAGCTTGACTAACAGGTTTAGGAGCTTGCTCCTCACCCTCTTCACCCTTGGTACGAGGTAATGCCTTTTCTAGTTTGATGGCGGTGTCTTTGAACAATTGACCATTATACTTTTCAATAATTTGGTCTGCTTGTTCGTCATTGTTTACCGTCAGAAAACCGAAACCACGGCACTTGCCTGTTTTACGGTCTTTGATTAACTTAGTGGTGACAGCATCGCCTTCAGCTGCAAAAACTGCTTGCAACTCTTGACGATCTATTTCTTCTTTTGGCAAATTACCTATATATAGGCGAACAGACATGAACTATACCTCCAGAGTTGAAATGAACTTATGTTGACAAAAACAATCACTTGGCTTTGGCTTTTAAATAGATGCTATTAACTAAAATCGCCATAAACCAATTTTTTTAATCCAAACTGTCAACCTATACAATACAGTTTTTTTGTTGGGATCAAGCTTATTTAAGACAAACGCGCCACCACGCTCAGTTAATAACACCTTAATTCTAAGAATTGTAAATTTAATAGCCCACCGTCCGCCACAGTAAATGAATTCTTCCTAGCTTTTATCGGCAGAGTCAAATACCATCCCTTAAGATTATCACGGTATTTTTTACGTAGCTAGTTCAGCACCTACATTTCTGCCAATAGTATTATCGCATCGTAGCATAAAATACATTTTTTTTGACAAAATTTAGAAATTGGAAACAAAAACCAGCCACCGGCTGGTTGATTTACTGCTGTGTTGGGGTATCAAAGGGGATAGGATAATACCAACAGCCAGACCAATCACCGAATTATGAAGATGAGTTATGTCAGTTGCTATTGATTTCATAAATAAATGTAACATTTTGAGAAGGATGATGCAACTTTCGTTTACATTCCTAGTAATCATTGGTTTAGATAGGTACAGACTGAGCGGTCAGCACAATGTATGCACCCCAAGCTAGGGCAGCAACTGCCAATACGGTAGACCAAATCGGATGGGGACTATTAATAGTTTTGCCAGTTTGAGTTTCTAAAGTTTGAATATCAATCCAAGGTGTTGCTCCTCGACGTAACCAACCTGTGACTATAATCTGTCTACCAATCCATTCTTGGGGGTTGATTGGCTGTCCCAGCCAAGGAATATGATTTAATTTCACTAGACCTGTGTTAGATTCAAGGGTTAGATCTTGTGCCAAAAAGTTACTTATGCCGCGACGGCCTAACAATTTACCAACAAGACGAACACTAACACTATCAATTGGTAAAACAGTGGGGTCACTTAAGAGGTTGGGTAGGTAGTAGTCAGTTTGCAAGGTTAAAGGTTTGATATCAGGAAAAAAGGCATTAATTCGCATGACTGTGCCGATGCTAAAGCCTATCATGAGGAAACCTGTGACGAAAGACCAATCATCATAGATCCACTTGAGGTTGAGCAAATGTAGGGCAAATGCTGTTTGCCAAATTATCCAAAACAGACCGGCTAAGACAAAACCGAGGGGAATTCCCAACCAAGGTGAAATTTGTAAGAGGAAGGACTGAGGCTTTACTGGACAGGACTCTTGACCAGTTAGATGTAGTTCGGTTTCTAGATGCCAATGACAAGCTATTTGGCAGAGACGTTGAATGCGATCGCCCATTAAGGGGTGGCTATTATTAATAGTAAACCATCGCCGATAGGGATTGAAGTTTTCCCACATGAAGAATGATTCAAAGGGAAGATGATTTGCCATACTTCCCAAAGACAGGCTTTGTTGATAGCTGATTGGGGCAAGGATATTGAGACTTTCCAATTGACGGCAAGTATGTTGTTGATTTTTGATATCATCAGCAACGCCAATAGCAATTTTGAGTAAAGCCCGAATTAGTCCATTGGGATTTCCTGTAATTTCAGCAGCGTTGCGATCGCTATAATAAAGCCGAAACCGGGAGTGCAGCAATGCTGTACCAGTCAGTAAACACCAAATTCCATAAAAAAGACAAGTCAAACCTGTGGCCATCCAGTTCCAGATCGGCTGTGATTCTTTGTTCCCCCATGCCGAGGCTTGCTGATATAATTCATAAAACGGTAGTGTCACCAGCAGCACCAAGGACATGACCATAAAATCCCATCTATCAATCTGCCCCAGTCCAAGGGCGTAAATAGTCGCTATTTCGTCATCAGCTAGTTGATCTAACAAACCCTGACTAACGACAATCCGGGCTGTATGAGGTAGATTGCCGTAGGTCAACATTATTGGTGCGGCCATTGGCAAAATTCGCAGTTTGACAACAGGCCAGTGTCGCTGTTGATAAGTCCGTTGAATGACACGGACTGCTTCACGACTGTGGGTGTTTAAGACTTCTTTGGACAACTGTTGTTGACCATAAAATGATGCTAGTAGCCAATCTAGCAACCAAGGAGACAGTCCGATTAAGACTAACAAACACACTAGTATAAGTGAACTAGGATCACTATATAAAAGTTGTAATGGCTTTAAATAGGGCAGTTTGTCTAAAATCAGGTTGATTAGACCCATTGAGAATCTGAGTATTGCTTGCAACACCCAAAACAGGGAGATAAATGTTCCTGCCGTCAGCAACATAGAAAGTGTTGACAGCATTAAGTTTGGCTTACGCAAAGGTTGCCATACCTTAGCGCGTCTAGCTTGCCGCCAATAAATGCTAGATGCTTCAGTTTTTCTACTTCCCCTAATACTCATGAAGCCTGTATTGGCTACGTATCTGTTATCAATATTCCTTTCTGGAATGGAATCTTGTGGCTTCTGTTGTGAGGAATTATTAACAGGGACAAATCCCGTCTCGGTGTTTTTGGCTTTTCTGTGCCGTTTCTGGCTTTTAATTAGGTGTTCGAGAGCGCGTTTTGCCCATTCTTGAACTTGCGAGTTACTACTCGATATCAGATTTTCACACAAAGCGATCGCTTTTAAGGATTCGCCTGTGCGTGCATAAGCCATCACCAACCCAACTTTGGCTTGCAGGCAAGTATTACTCTGATTCTGGCTACTAGCAATAGGTTCGAGTTGAGTGATTGCTGCGTAGTAATTTCCTTCCTTGAGGGCAACTAAACCAGCCTCCAAAGATGATTCGGGGTGTGAAGGCATACAAATTTTGGCAGGTAATTGGGAAAAAGGTAATTGGGAAAAAGGTAATTGTAAAAAAAACGCTCATCTATGACCCATAACCCATGACCGAGACAATTTTAGATTTTGGATTGTTAGTCAAAATCTGAAATCTCAAAAAGGTTTCCAGCCCCTAGTTTCAACTATGGAACAAATCGAAAATCGTCAATCCAAAATCGTCAATCCAAAATCCAAAATCGATTGACCATTCCTTGTCAAAGAACTGTGTTCTGACTAGAAAATACTGGGGCAATGGCGCTTAAGTTTAACTCTGGATGATCTCCCTCTAACTGTTGGCAATTCCATTCATTGCGGAATAACAGCACTGGTCGTCCCATGCTGTCTTTGACTGTTGTCGTGTTGAATAAACGTCCTACTTGATTCAACGCTTCCCAACCTCCTTCAACCCAACGGGCAACACTGTAGGGCAATAAATCTAATATGGTTTCCACTCCATATTCATTTTGTAGGCGAAACTGCACCACTTCAAATTGCAACTGACCGACTGCTGCTAAAATTGGATCTCGCTTGGCTTCATCAGTAGAGTACATAATTTGCACAGCACCCTCTTCCCTCAATTCGGAAACGCCTTTTTGAAACTGCTTAAATTTTGAGGGATTGGGGTTTCTCAGAGTGGCAAATAGTTCTGGCGAAAAGTAAGGAATTCCCTCATATTCAAGTTTTTGCCCTGTGTAAATTGTATCGCCAATTGCAAAAACGCCGGGATTATTTAAACCAATTACATCACCTGGATAAGCCACATCAATGGATTCCCGTTCTTGGGCAAAGAGTTTTTGTGGTCGAGATAGACGGACAACCTTGCCAGTGCGAGCATGATTCACTGTCATATCTTTTTCAAACTTACCTGTGCAGACCCGGACAAAAGCCACACGATCTCTGTGCTTGGGGTCCATGTTAGCTTGTAGTTTGAAGACAAACCCTGAAAATTCTGGATAGCTAGGGGGAACTTCACCGACACTGCTACTATGTGTACCTGGTTTGAGAGCATAGTCCAGGAAGTACTTCAAAAATAACTCGACTCCAAAGTTAGTCATGGCGCTACCAAAGAACACAGGAGTCATTTTTCCTTGATGGACTAACTCTAAATCTAAGTCTCCTCCTGCCCCTTCTAATAGCTCTAACTCGTCTTTAAGCTGATGGTAAAGGCTTTGTTCTAGTAATTCTTCAATTGAGCGATCGCCTAATTCGATGATGGTATCACGGGCTTCTTTGCTGCCGTGGGAGCTACGTTCAAAGAGATGGATTTGCTGTTGGTGGCGATCAAAAACACCTTTAAAGCGATCGCCCATTCCTATCGGCCAATTCACCGCATAAGTCTGTAATCCCAATTCTTGCTCAATCTCATCCAAAAGTTCTAAAGGTTCTCGTCCCGGACGGTCGAGTTTATTGACAAATGTAAAAATCGGAATACCTCTGAGTTTACACACTTCAAATAGTTTCCGGGTTTGAGGTTCCAATCCTTTCGCAGCATCTATCAGCATCACCGCATTATCAGCTGCTGCTAAAGTTCGATAGGTGTCTTCACTAAAATCTTGGTGTCCAGGAGTGTCTAGTAAATTAATTTGACAATTGCGGTAGACAAATTGCAATACAGTGGAAGTAATGGAAATACCCCGTTGTTGTTCCATTGCCATCCAGTCAGAAGTCGCCTTCCGCTGCGCTCTGCGTGCTTTCACTGCCCCTGCTTCGTGAATTGCACCTCCGTATAATAATAGCTTTTCAGTTAGGGTAGTTTTACCAGCATCAGGATGAGAAATAATCGCAAAATTGCGACGTAATTCCACTGCTTCTAACAATTCATTTTCAATTTCTGTGGACATGATTGTATTTTTCGTTACCTAACTTAATGTAATCTTTTTCAGGACTAGGAATCACATTTGTAAATTCTATTAATCTTCACATCTAACTTACTTAATTCCGAAATTAATCAGTGAGATAGTTGACAAATGCCCGATTTTTCATTATATTTTTATTATAGTGGGAATCTGTACGCGCATATATACTAAGAGTTAGATTTTCCCAACATCATTGATTGTCAGAATCACGATATCCAGGATTAAAGGATTTACAGGATTTTATTGAATGATTGTTTTTTGGAAGTTGGGGATTTTATTTGTCTGAATCAGGATGTCCAAGATTAAAGGATTTACAGGATATGATCATATTTAATAGTCAGATATTAGCATTTTATAAAGATACCATTTTTATAAATAGTATTCATACTTCTCAAAATCCCACATCCTACCAAAAATTATTCAACAACATCCTGGACATCCTTAAATCCTGGATATCCTGATTCTGACATTTGAGAGATTAATATAACCGAATTTTTAAATTCATCTTCTCATTTATCAACATTAATTCTCACAGAAGTCAGAAATTTTTGACCACAAAATAAAATCCTGTAAATCCTTAAATCCTGGACATCCTGATTCAGACTTAATAATTTTCTGTAACCTTTACAAACTACAATCTACAAGTCTCGACGCGAGAGAAGAAACCGACAACACGAATCAACATCCCCCCCCAAAAATCCTCCCCATACCACCCGCAAGGGAGGTGGCCTTCTGGTGCTTTCTTGTCAAAAGTAATATCTTTG contains the following coding sequences:
- a CDS encoding M48 family metalloprotease, whose amino-acid sequence is MPSHPESSLEAGLVALKEGNYYAAITQLEPIASSQNQSNTCLQAKVGLVMAYARTGESLKAIALCENLISSSNSQVQEWAKRALEHLIKSQKRHRKAKNTETGFVPVNNSSQQKPQDSIPERNIDNRYVANTGFMSIRGSRKTEASSIYWRQARRAKVWQPLRKPNLMLSTLSMLLTAGTFISLFWVLQAILRFSMGLINLILDKLPYLKPLQLLYSDPSSLILVCLLVLIGLSPWLLDWLLASFYGQQQLSKEVLNTHSREAVRVIQRTYQQRHWPVVKLRILPMAAPIMLTYGNLPHTARIVVSQGLLDQLADDEIATIYALGLGQIDRWDFMVMSLVLLVTLPFYELYQQASAWGNKESQPIWNWMATGLTCLFYGIWCLLTGTALLHSRFRLYYSDRNAAEITGNPNGLIRALLKIAIGVADDIKNQQHTCRQLESLNILAPISYQQSLSLGSMANHLPFESFFMWENFNPYRRWFTINNSHPLMGDRIQRLCQIACHWHLETELHLTGQESCPVKPQSFLLQISPWLGIPLGFVLAGLFWIIWQTAFALHLLNLKWIYDDWSFVTGFLMIGFSIGTVMRINAFFPDIKPLTLQTDYYLPNLLSDPTVLPIDSVSVRLVGKLLGRRGISNFLAQDLTLESNTGLVKLNHIPWLGQPINPQEWIGRQIIVTGWLRRGATPWIDIQTLETQTGKTINSPHPIWSTVLAVAALAWGAYIVLTAQSVPI
- the prfC gene encoding peptide chain release factor 3: MSTEIENELLEAVELRRNFAIISHPDAGKTTLTEKLLLYGGAIHEAGAVKARRAQRKATSDWMAMEQQRGISITSTVLQFVYRNCQINLLDTPGHQDFSEDTYRTLAAADNAVMLIDAAKGLEPQTRKLFEVCKLRGIPIFTFVNKLDRPGREPLELLDEIEQELGLQTYAVNWPIGMGDRFKGVFDRHQQQIHLFERSSHGSKEARDTIIELGDRSIEELLEQSLYHQLKDELELLEGAGGDLDLELVHQGKMTPVFFGSAMTNFGVELFLKYFLDYALKPGTHSSSVGEVPPSYPEFSGFVFKLQANMDPKHRDRVAFVRVCTGKFEKDMTVNHARTGKVVRLSRPQKLFAQERESIDVAYPGDVIGLNNPGVFAIGDTIYTGQKLEYEGIPYFSPELFATLRNPNPSKFKQFQKGVSELREEGAVQIMYSTDEAKRDPILAAVGQLQFEVVQFRLQNEYGVETILDLLPYSVARWVEGGWEALNQVGRLFNTTTVKDSMGRPVLLFRNEWNCQQLEGDHPELNLSAIAPVFSSQNTVL
- a CDS encoding RNA-binding protein; its protein translation is MSVRLYIGNLPKEEIDRQELQAVFAAEGDAVTTKLIKDRKTGKCRGFGFLTVNNDEQADQIIEKYNGQLFKDTAIKLEKALPRTKGEEGEEQAPKPVSQATSIPTPTINKENNRREKSAKKSRRGGGVRETTSNNADSDAIRPDPRWAADLEKLKQMLAAQTTN